A window of the Tunturibacter empetritectus genome harbors these coding sequences:
- a CDS encoding UDP-N-acetylmuramoyl-tripeptide--D-alanyl-D-alanine ligase has protein sequence MKLTLGKIADWIHADGEFDTSAEAEGYGIDSRTIGAGELFFAVRGERLDGHDYVEAALANGAVAAVVSNRWVVPAEVDERRLLRVAACDDCVLMALQQLAHAVRREWGGRVIGVTGSAGKTTTKEAVAQVLGAKFKVLKSAGNLNNAFGLPLQLLKLEREHEVAVIEMGMNHAGEIAALSRIAEPDWAVVSNVGPVHLEFFPEGLIGIARAKYELIEALPADGIAVLNFDDAFVAAFGRGLGERAVFYGFGEGAGVRAVNVAEVGTEGVVFTVEARGQRASVQLKMLGRHNVPNALAAIAVGLQSGMGLGDCAAAVGELRAGDKRGEVLEWRGATLINDCYNSNPTALNAMIDALMAIPAERHIVVAGEMLELGPDSAALHAACGTRMKERGVDFVLGVRGAAEATVEAARAAGTEALFVTSPEEAGEWLVANVRPSDVVLLKASRGVRLEKALAAIAGRL, from the coding sequence GTGAAGCTGACCTTGGGGAAGATTGCTGACTGGATTCATGCCGATGGCGAGTTCGATACGTCGGCCGAGGCGGAAGGCTATGGGATTGATTCGCGGACCATCGGCGCAGGGGAACTTTTTTTCGCCGTTCGCGGCGAGAGACTGGATGGACATGACTATGTAGAGGCCGCGCTTGCGAATGGGGCGGTCGCTGCGGTAGTGAGTAATCGATGGGTCGTGCCGGCTGAGGTGGATGAAAGGCGGTTGTTGCGGGTGGCAGCGTGCGATGACTGTGTGTTGATGGCGCTGCAGCAACTGGCTCATGCGGTGCGGCGAGAGTGGGGCGGGAGGGTGATCGGCGTAACCGGGTCGGCCGGAAAGACGACGACCAAGGAAGCCGTGGCGCAGGTTTTAGGCGCGAAATTCAAGGTGCTGAAGTCGGCAGGCAACCTGAACAACGCGTTTGGGCTACCGTTGCAGCTTCTGAAGTTGGAGCGGGAGCATGAGGTTGCGGTGATCGAGATGGGAATGAACCACGCGGGGGAGATTGCCGCGCTGTCGAGGATTGCGGAGCCCGATTGGGCGGTGGTGTCGAACGTGGGGCCGGTGCATCTCGAGTTCTTTCCGGAGGGACTAATTGGAATCGCACGGGCGAAGTATGAGTTGATTGAGGCACTGCCCGCGGACGGCATCGCGGTTTTGAACTTCGATGACGCTTTTGTGGCGGCGTTTGGCCGTGGACTGGGAGAACGCGCGGTGTTTTACGGGTTTGGCGAGGGTGCGGGTGTGAGAGCTGTGAACGTGGCGGAGGTGGGTACCGAGGGCGTGGTGTTTACGGTGGAGGCCAGGGGGCAGCGTGCGAGTGTGCAGTTGAAGATGTTGGGGCGGCATAATGTTCCGAATGCGCTGGCCGCCATTGCAGTGGGCCTGCAGAGCGGGATGGGACTGGGGGATTGTGCTGCGGCTGTCGGTGAACTGCGGGCAGGAGACAAACGTGGCGAGGTTCTGGAGTGGCGGGGGGCGACGCTGATCAATGACTGCTATAACTCCAATCCGACGGCGCTGAATGCGATGATCGATGCGTTGATGGCGATTCCGGCGGAGCGACATATTGTGGTTGCGGGGGAGATGCTGGAGCTTGGTCCGGATTCGGCTGCGCTGCACGCAGCGTGCGGTACGAGGATGAAGGAGAGGGGGGTAGATTTTGTGCTTGGAGTACGGGGCGCGGCCGAGGCTACTGTCGAGGCGGCAAGAGCTGCGGGTACGGAGGCGCTTTTTGTCACGAGCCCTGAGGAGGCGGGGGAGTGGCTGGTTGCGAATGTGCGTCCGAGCGACGTAGTGTTGTTGAAGGCTTCGCGGGGCGTGCGCCTGGAGAAGGCTTTGGCGGCGATTGCCGGAAGGCTGTAG
- a CDS encoding UDP-N-acetylmuramoyl-L-alanyl-D-glutamate--2,6-diaminopimelate ligase, producing the protein MDRYCTSVEVSGVEYDSRRVKSGHVFVAMRGEATDGNRYIEAAVAKGATAVVTDSREAYEKLRHEHVGVGAALVERGRRALAEVSAAVMGHPERDLALSAVTGTNGKTTTAFLLEAMLRSVGRTCVLIGTIETHVGDEVRVSPHTTPESRDVLEIFADGVKAGATEAVMEMSSHALEQERVWGLPVDVAMFTNLTQDHLDYHGTMEKYFAAKARLFEGVGSTPPRIAVVNHDDEYGGLIEKAAIGCSELWTYGFKKNYGGVPEFRAENVTLQAGETSFDWKTPMGTVEMRSSLTGRVNVYNLLAASCAALARGLSLEQIAEAAGKLMPVPGRFETIANQLGFTVVVDYAHTDDALRNLISLARELVAERGARVITLFGCGGDRDKTKRPRMGRAAGEGSDLVVLTSDNPRSEDPMTIINEALVGVRETTARCIVEQDRAAAIEIAIRAAKVGDIVLIAGKGHEKVQILRDGTVPFDDVAVAAEVLREIA; encoded by the coding sequence ATGGATCGGTATTGCACTTCCGTCGAGGTTTCGGGGGTGGAATATGACTCTCGGCGGGTGAAGAGCGGGCATGTGTTTGTCGCGATGCGGGGTGAGGCGACGGATGGAAATCGCTATATAGAGGCGGCTGTCGCGAAGGGGGCGACGGCGGTGGTGACGGACTCTCGCGAGGCTTATGAGAAGCTGCGCCATGAGCATGTGGGCGTTGGCGCGGCGTTGGTGGAGCGGGGGAGGCGGGCGCTGGCAGAGGTAAGCGCTGCGGTCATGGGGCATCCGGAACGTGATCTTGCTTTGAGCGCAGTGACCGGGACGAACGGAAAGACGACTACGGCATTCTTGCTGGAGGCGATGCTGCGTAGTGTGGGACGGACGTGTGTGTTGATCGGGACAATTGAGACACATGTTGGAGATGAGGTGCGGGTTTCTCCGCATACGACGCCAGAGTCGCGGGATGTTCTGGAGATCTTTGCGGATGGTGTGAAGGCGGGAGCTACGGAGGCCGTTATGGAGATGTCATCCCATGCGCTGGAGCAGGAGCGTGTCTGGGGGCTGCCGGTGGATGTGGCGATGTTTACGAATCTGACACAGGATCATCTGGACTATCACGGGACGATGGAGAAGTACTTTGCGGCGAAGGCGCGACTGTTCGAAGGAGTTGGGTCGACTCCTCCGAGGATAGCTGTTGTAAATCATGATGATGAATATGGCGGCTTGATTGAGAAAGCAGCTATAGGATGCAGCGAACTTTGGACTTACGGGTTCAAGAAAAACTACGGTGGGGTTCCAGAGTTTCGCGCGGAGAATGTGACCCTGCAAGCAGGTGAAACGTCTTTTGATTGGAAGACGCCAATGGGGACAGTGGAGATGAGATCTTCCCTGACCGGGCGAGTGAATGTGTACAACCTGCTAGCAGCATCTTGTGCTGCCTTGGCTCGGGGTTTGAGTTTGGAGCAAATTGCGGAAGCTGCTGGTAAGTTGATGCCTGTTCCGGGACGCTTTGAGACCATCGCGAATCAACTCGGCTTTACTGTGGTGGTGGACTACGCGCACACGGACGATGCTTTGCGGAACTTGATCTCGCTGGCGAGGGAGTTGGTGGCGGAGCGCGGGGCCAGGGTGATCACTTTATTTGGCTGTGGCGGCGATCGGGATAAGACGAAGCGCCCGCGGATGGGCAGGGCGGCGGGCGAGGGAAGCGACCTTGTGGTGCTTACGAGCGACAATCCTCGAAGTGAAGATCCGATGACAATTATCAACGAGGCTCTGGTGGGGGTGCGGGAGACGACGGCTAGGTGCATAGTAGAGCAGGATCGAGCTGCGGCGATCGAGATTGCGATTCGCGCGGCCAAGGTTGGAGACATTGTTCTGATCGCTGGAAAGGGCCATGAGAAGGTGCAGATCCTGCGAGATGGGACGGTGCCGTTTGATGATGTGGCAGTAGCTGCTGAAGTTTTGAGGGAGATAGCGTGA
- a CDS encoding penicillin-binding protein, whose translation MNKAPRQTLTAPIRRIRFAYVALFFCAWTVLIAVRLGWLQVVRHSDFVHRAALQQQRTFEVAPRRGMLYDRNLRELAVTVQVDSVYAVPSELGDNRASAAEILAEIVHADPRDNFTSQQQMLARFNASRNFAWVARKVDPGIADRLRELNLKGVYFQKEFKRFYPNNDLAAQVLGYVGTDDVGLGGLERQFDEDMHGEPGHMLTALDARRHVLGSEESQPMPGENLVLSIDANIQYMAERALDAQMLKTKALHGTVVVQDPHTGQILALAISPRFNPNDQRHMDASVLQNLAVSDVYEPGSTFKLVTYSAALDGAGVQPTDLVDCQNGAMTMYGRTLHDDHSDHFGVVTVQYALEHSSDVGAAKMALKLGPNKFYGYMRGFGFGDRSGIELPSETRGLLRSPKKWGSTSILSMAIGQEVGVTPVQLVTMVSALANGGVYMPPHVLLQSTDEMKGDARLKPAAFRPSNQLPATLPDGAHRVISEMTSAKMRMMMQGIVTEGTGKLAALNGYSSAGKTGTAQKIDVATHTYSHTKLVASFAGFAPVSNPAISIAVVIDTPTAGGEAAHYGGAASAPVFADVAQQVLEYLGVPHDQPLKTQKELIVAAKADAEGDAPSENTADLNAMFDDVNSLPADDPLRTPAAAAAAEVAVNKTPVAVTQKAQGKTAEILNMLPVKVLAAFHSGDGSGSVSPASAPLSAQKARPAVDANEKGAVVVDAGLRVPVPSFEGSGLRGVVERADSVGLRVQAVGSGLAREQAPAAGTMVPAGTEIVVRFSR comes from the coding sequence ATGAACAAGGCGCCACGGCAGACGTTGACCGCTCCGATACGGAGGATCCGTTTCGCCTATGTGGCGCTGTTTTTTTGCGCCTGGACGGTTTTGATCGCGGTACGTCTGGGCTGGTTGCAGGTGGTGCGCCACTCGGACTTTGTGCATCGTGCGGCGCTGCAGCAGCAGAGGACGTTCGAAGTGGCTCCACGGCGGGGGATGCTGTATGACCGTAATCTGCGGGAGCTTGCGGTGACGGTGCAGGTGGATAGCGTCTATGCGGTGCCGTCGGAGCTGGGGGATAATCGTGCGAGTGCGGCGGAGATACTGGCTGAGATTGTGCATGCGGATCCGAGGGACAACTTTACATCGCAGCAGCAGATGCTGGCTCGGTTCAACGCCTCGAGGAACTTTGCCTGGGTTGCACGGAAGGTTGATCCTGGTATTGCTGATCGTCTGCGCGAGCTGAATTTGAAAGGCGTCTATTTTCAGAAGGAGTTCAAGCGGTTTTATCCGAACAATGATTTAGCCGCGCAGGTGTTGGGGTATGTGGGTACGGATGATGTAGGGCTGGGCGGGCTGGAGCGACAGTTCGATGAAGATATGCATGGTGAGCCCGGTCATATGCTGACTGCGCTCGATGCACGGCGGCACGTGTTGGGCAGTGAAGAGAGTCAGCCGATGCCGGGTGAAAATCTTGTGCTCTCGATCGACGCAAATATTCAGTACATGGCGGAACGGGCGCTGGATGCACAGATGCTCAAGACAAAGGCGCTGCACGGGACGGTGGTGGTGCAGGATCCGCATACTGGGCAGATTCTTGCGCTGGCGATTTCACCTCGATTTAATCCGAACGACCAGAGGCACATGGACGCGAGTGTGCTGCAAAACCTGGCTGTGAGTGATGTGTATGAGCCGGGGTCTACGTTCAAGCTAGTGACGTATTCGGCGGCGCTCGATGGCGCAGGTGTGCAGCCGACGGACCTGGTGGACTGCCAGAACGGGGCGATGACGATGTATGGCCGCACGCTGCATGACGATCACAGCGACCACTTCGGCGTGGTGACGGTGCAGTATGCGCTGGAGCACTCGAGCGACGTAGGTGCGGCGAAGATGGCGTTGAAGCTGGGGCCGAACAAGTTCTATGGATATATGCGCGGATTTGGTTTTGGCGACCGGTCAGGGATCGAATTGCCCAGCGAGACCCGAGGGCTGCTGCGGTCACCGAAGAAGTGGGGATCGACGAGCATCCTGTCGATGGCGATCGGGCAAGAGGTTGGCGTAACGCCGGTACAGCTGGTGACGATGGTGAGTGCGCTCGCGAATGGCGGGGTCTACATGCCGCCGCATGTACTATTGCAGTCGACTGATGAGATGAAGGGGGACGCAAGATTGAAGCCCGCAGCATTTCGGCCATCAAATCAGTTGCCGGCCACACTGCCGGATGGGGCTCATCGGGTGATCTCAGAGATGACCTCCGCGAAGATGCGGATGATGATGCAGGGCATCGTGACCGAGGGGACGGGCAAACTGGCTGCGTTGAACGGTTACAGCTCTGCGGGCAAGACTGGGACCGCACAGAAGATAGATGTGGCGACGCACACATACTCTCATACGAAGCTCGTAGCGAGCTTTGCGGGATTTGCGCCAGTGAGTAATCCGGCGATCTCGATCGCTGTGGTAATCGATACGCCGACAGCTGGTGGTGAAGCAGCGCACTACGGAGGAGCAGCGAGTGCGCCAGTGTTTGCGGATGTGGCGCAGCAGGTGCTGGAGTATCTGGGTGTACCGCATGATCAGCCGTTGAAGACCCAAAAAGAACTGATTGTTGCGGCAAAGGCGGACGCGGAGGGGGATGCGCCGAGCGAAAACACAGCAGATCTGAATGCGATGTTCGATGATGTGAACAGCTTACCGGCGGATGATCCGCTGCGCACCCCGGCGGCCGCCGCGGCTGCCGAGGTTGCGGTGAATAAGACTCCGGTAGCTGTGACGCAAAAGGCGCAGGGTAAGACAGCTGAGATTTTGAACATGCTGCCGGTGAAGGTTCTGGCGGCGTTCCATTCAGGGGATGGGAGCGGTTCTGTGTCTCCTGCGTCTGCGCCACTGTCAGCGCAGAAGGCTCGTCCTGCTGTTGATGCAAACGAGAAGGGCGCGGTTGTCGTGGATGCGGGACTACGTGTGCCTGTGCCCTCGTTTGAAGGGTCGGGGCTGCGGGGGGTGGTGGAACGTGCGGATTCCGTGGGTTTGCGGGTGCAGGCCGTGGGAAGTGGGTTGGCTAGAGAGCAGGCTCCGGCGGCGGGGACGATGGTACCGGCAGGAACTGAGATCGTGGTGCGGTTCAGTCGATGA
- the ftsL gene encoding cell division protein FtsL, translating into MAASAMAGQQLEMLGSRAQSRAESLTARNRELYEAQRRARRGPTPEVFFTKHIDNSRIVKADDPERRREMRTFTAVMSVLFVLVMVYVWQHFSAIEIGYHVEAQKAQVEQLREENRQLRLSEAQLTDPGRIDRIAKQLGLGEPQPGQVVRPEGGGDPNAPALAQASAPAMQMAQ; encoded by the coding sequence ATGGCAGCTTCGGCGATGGCAGGACAACAGCTAGAGATGTTGGGTTCGCGGGCGCAGAGCCGTGCGGAGTCGCTGACGGCGCGGAATCGTGAGCTCTATGAGGCGCAACGGCGCGCGCGGCGTGGACCGACGCCAGAGGTCTTCTTTACCAAGCACATCGACAACAGCCGCATTGTGAAGGCGGACGATCCGGAACGGCGTCGCGAGATGCGCACGTTTACCGCAGTAATGAGCGTGTTGTTTGTGCTGGTGATGGTCTATGTGTGGCAGCACTTTTCTGCGATTGAGATTGGGTATCACGTTGAGGCGCAGAAGGCGCAGGTGGAGCAGTTGCGGGAGGAGAATCGGCAGCTTCGCTTGTCCGAGGCGCAACTGACCGATCCTGGCCGGATCGATCGGATTGCAAAACAGCTTGGTCTGGGCGAGCCCCAGCCGGGCCAGGTAGTGCGGCCGGAGGGCGGCGGAGATCCGAATGCCCCGGCGCTGGCGCAGGCGAGCGCTCCGGCGATGCAGATGGCTCAGTAG
- the rsmH gene encoding 16S rRNA (cytosine(1402)-N(4))-methyltransferase RsmH — protein sequence MKSPQHVPVLLEEVLEYLNVRPGGVVVDATLGLAGHSLEIAKRLGGRGRLIGFDRDPEAMEKAKARLEDLRVELGDEMPEVVFEPRAFSEASGVIEPGSLDGLLADFGVSSLQLDEAHRGFSFRTDGPLDMRMDTRSGETAEQVVNQEDENELADLIYEFGEERRSRRIARAIVRARPITTTAELARIVSAEAPPMKSEKIHPATRTFQALRIRVNNELGEIQSLLKSAGSLLKPGGRLVLISFHSLEDRLVKDAFKAAKDAKVFEVLTKKPVVAAEQEQMRNPRSRSAKLRAAEKI from the coding sequence ATGAAGAGTCCGCAACATGTGCCGGTTCTTTTAGAAGAAGTTCTGGAGTACTTGAATGTGCGGCCGGGCGGCGTGGTGGTTGACGCGACGCTGGGTCTGGCGGGGCACTCTTTGGAGATTGCGAAGAGGCTGGGCGGCAGAGGCAGGTTGATTGGCTTTGACCGTGACCCGGAGGCGATGGAGAAGGCCAAGGCAAGGCTAGAAGATTTACGGGTCGAGCTTGGAGACGAGATGCCGGAGGTGGTGTTTGAGCCGAGGGCGTTTTCGGAGGCCTCGGGAGTGATCGAGCCGGGAAGCCTGGATGGATTGCTTGCCGATTTTGGCGTGAGCAGCCTGCAGCTGGACGAGGCGCACAGAGGATTTAGTTTTCGGACCGATGGCCCGCTTGATATGCGGATGGATACGCGCAGCGGAGAGACGGCCGAGCAAGTGGTAAATCAGGAAGACGAAAACGAACTCGCCGACCTGATTTACGAATTCGGAGAGGAAAGGAGGTCGCGGAGAATCGCCAGAGCCATTGTTAGGGCCCGGCCGATTACGACTACAGCAGAATTGGCTCGAATCGTATCGGCCGAGGCCCCACCAATGAAAAGCGAGAAGATTCATCCGGCTACTAGAACCTTTCAGGCACTTCGGATTCGAGTGAATAACGAGTTGGGAGAGATTCAATCGCTGCTGAAGAGCGCGGGGTCTCTGTTGAAGCCGGGGGGAAGGCTGGTGCTGATCAGCTTTCACTCGTTGGAGGATCGGCTGGTGAAGGATGCGTTCAAGGCGGCAAAGGACGCGAAGGTATTTGAGGTCTTAACGAAGAAGCCGGTTGTGGCGGCTGAACAGGAACAGATGAGAAATCCGCGGTCGCGTAGTGCGAAGTTGAGGGCGGCCGAAAAAATTTAG
- a CDS encoding division/cell wall cluster transcriptional repressor MraZ, producing the protein MFRGNHPTRVDEKGRLKLPAEFKRRVDELYGPQFYITSMDGRRAQVYPLKEWEQIEASLSKMSPMDPVRKKFQDVTNFYGQMAEMDAQGRVLIPQKLRELAKVTGEVNVLGSQTLLEVVNAEMFDAEMKKASGAVELTDADLMAFAEKTKVVA; encoded by the coding sequence ATGTTTCGGGGAAATCACCCAACCCGCGTGGACGAGAAGGGCAGATTGAAGCTGCCTGCCGAGTTCAAGCGCCGTGTGGATGAGCTGTATGGCCCCCAGTTCTACATAACGAGCATGGATGGGAGGCGGGCGCAGGTTTACCCGCTGAAGGAGTGGGAGCAGATTGAAGCGTCGCTGTCGAAGATGTCCCCAATGGATCCGGTACGGAAGAAGTTTCAGGATGTAACGAACTTTTACGGGCAGATGGCGGAGATGGATGCGCAGGGCCGGGTGCTGATTCCGCAGAAGCTGCGGGAGTTGGCGAAGGTGACAGGCGAGGTGAATGTTCTGGGGTCGCAGACGCTGCTTGAGGTTGTGAATGCGGAGATGTTCGACGCGGAGATGAAGAAGGCCAGTGGCGCGGTTGAGCTGACGGACGCGGATCTGATGGCGTTCGCAGAGAAGACAAAGGTTGTTGCTTAA
- a CDS encoding DUF2127 domain-containing protein, whose translation MMLKEPISRSESIQAPEHGHHATGVHDRGLMLIGLFKLAKAIFFFCIGAGAIHLLHKDIGDEVTRLALKLRFDPESRLVALLLHKADLIDAHRMRQISVATFGYSALALTEGIGLLLEKVWAEYLTLILTISFLPWELYELVRRPDWFRLSLLLINLAVLAYLVWLLRRKKLLSGS comes from the coding sequence ATGATGTTGAAAGAACCGATCAGCAGGAGCGAGTCGATACAGGCACCGGAGCACGGGCATCACGCGACCGGAGTGCATGATCGTGGGTTGATGCTGATCGGGCTTTTCAAGCTGGCGAAGGCGATCTTCTTCTTCTGTATCGGTGCGGGCGCGATTCATCTGCTGCATAAAGATATCGGCGATGAGGTGACGCGGCTGGCGCTGAAGCTGAGATTTGACCCTGAGAGCCGGCTGGTTGCTTTGTTGCTGCACAAGGCTGACCTTATCGATGCTCATCGGATGCGACAGATCAGTGTCGCGACGTTTGGCTACTCCGCGCTGGCTCTAACAGAGGGGATTGGACTGCTTCTGGAGAAGGTGTGGGCCGAGTATCTGACGCTGATCCTGACGATCTCTTTTTTACCTTGGGAGCTGTATGAGCTGGTTCGAAGGCCCGACTGGTTTCGCCTGAGCCTGTTGCTCATCAATCTGGCAGTGCTTGCGTACCTGGTGTGGCTGCTTCGGCGGAAGAAGTTGCTAAGTGGGAGCTAG
- a CDS encoding fasciclin domain-containing protein: MKKTFLATLAVAALAITSLSAHAQKDPEVGGAAMYPTKTIVENAVNSPIHKTLVAAVKAGGLVDTLNSPGPFTVFAPTDDAFAKLPAGTVDTLVKPESKDTLDKILTYHVVAGKISSKELEKMIKKGGGKATLKTVQGEDLTASMSGGNIILTDAKGGTATVTTADVFQSNGVIHVIDTVLMPN; this comes from the coding sequence ATGAAGAAGACCTTCCTCGCGACCTTGGCAGTTGCTGCCTTGGCCATCACCTCCCTCAGCGCCCACGCCCAGAAGGATCCCGAAGTCGGCGGCGCTGCGATGTACCCCACTAAAACCATCGTCGAGAACGCAGTCAACTCGCCGATCCACAAGACCCTCGTCGCTGCCGTCAAGGCAGGTGGCCTGGTCGACACACTCAACAGCCCCGGACCCTTCACCGTCTTCGCCCCAACCGATGACGCCTTCGCCAAACTCCCCGCCGGCACCGTCGACACTCTCGTCAAGCCAGAGAGCAAGGACACCCTCGATAAGATCCTCACCTACCACGTCGTAGCCGGCAAGATCAGCTCTAAGGAACTCGAGAAGATGATCAAAAAGGGCGGCGGCAAAGCCACCCTTAAGACCGTCCAGGGTGAAGATCTCACCGCCAGCATGTCCGGCGGCAACATCATTCTGACCGATGCCAAGGGCGGCACGGCCACCGTCACCACCGCCGATGTCTTCCAGTCGAACGGTGTCATCCACGTCATCGACACCGTCCTCATGCCCAACTAG
- a CDS encoding SRPBCC family protein, whose translation MHPSRSPFEHAITDSAMRRTFHSGQWLPYPVELVFAFFSNPDNLPRLMLPWQKARIEKIFLAPPPTQPVTSNSITAGAGTRLTLSFRPVPYSPIRVSWDAEISEFAWNDHFCDQQLRGPFAYWHHCHHVKPQTRTELSGSVTSGTLLEDEVNYELPMGKLGTLANSLFVTSQLRNTFAYRHARTSELLAHLTHR comes from the coding sequence TTGCATCCCTCGCGCTCTCCCTTCGAACACGCTATAACCGACTCAGCGATGCGCCGCACCTTCCACTCCGGACAGTGGCTCCCCTACCCTGTCGAACTAGTCTTCGCCTTCTTCTCAAACCCCGACAACCTCCCCCGGCTCATGCTCCCTTGGCAAAAGGCCCGCATCGAGAAGATCTTCCTCGCACCCCCACCCACGCAACCCGTAACCTCCAACAGCATCACAGCCGGCGCCGGAACCAGGCTCACCCTCAGCTTTCGGCCCGTCCCATACTCCCCCATTCGAGTCTCATGGGATGCAGAGATCTCTGAGTTCGCCTGGAACGATCACTTCTGCGACCAGCAGCTCCGCGGTCCCTTCGCCTACTGGCATCACTGCCACCACGTAAAGCCGCAGACGCGAACAGAACTTTCAGGCAGCGTCACTTCGGGCACCCTGCTCGAGGACGAAGTCAACTACGAACTGCCGATGGGCAAACTGGGCACCCTAGCCAACAGCCTCTTCGTCACCTCCCAGCTACGAAACACCTTCGCCTATCGTCACGCCCGCACCAGCGAGCTGCTCGCGCACTTGACCCATCGCTGA
- the dxs gene encoding 1-deoxy-D-xylulose-5-phosphate synthase, which translates to MSNILETINSPADVKKLSIAELTLLAEEIRARLIVGVAKTGGHIGPNLGVVELTLAMHYVFDTPTDSFVFDVSHQAYVHKLLTGREKLFHTIRQPGGLNGFMLRTESEHDSYGAGHAGTALSAALGMAVGRDMAGGKEHIVALAGDAAFTNGISFEALNNIAAQTKRLIVVLNDNAWSIDKNVGAIAEYFHKIVTNPTISSLHDRAADLLERFGGKTVRHVARKAEEAAKGLIGPGTLFEEFGLSYFGPLDGHNLPLLIETFQFLKQQNKPVVLHAITQKGKGFQPAIEKQKKFHGLGPYDAQTGETKPAGQKTYSEIFAESLTKLATANDKVVAITAAMPNGTALDLFRPHHPKRYFDVGIAEEHAVIFAAGMATKGYKPFCAIYSTFLQRAFDQVVHDVCLQNLPVVFCMDRGGLSGDDGPTHHGLFDISYLRSVPNLVHMVPKDEDELADMMYTAMLHEGPSAIRYPRGTGPGVQVKEQQVALAIGKAEVICDGVDVAIFGLGAMLPEAVRLAEMLKLEGFSAAVINPRFAKPVDRDCVGEFGGRCGLVITLEDHVLAGGFGSAVMETLNELELQVPVVRVGWPDAFIEHGKVESLREKYGLTAEAALERSRPYLSKMMEQVLAKH; encoded by the coding sequence ATGAGTAATATTCTCGAGACAATTAACTCTCCGGCTGATGTGAAGAAGCTTTCGATTGCGGAGCTGACTCTGTTGGCAGAAGAGATTCGGGCGCGGCTAATCGTGGGGGTGGCAAAGACGGGCGGACATATTGGCCCGAATCTTGGCGTGGTTGAACTGACTCTGGCGATGCACTATGTGTTCGATACCCCGACCGATAGCTTTGTGTTTGATGTGAGTCATCAGGCGTATGTGCACAAGCTGCTGACGGGGCGGGAGAAGCTGTTTCATACGATTCGGCAGCCTGGTGGACTGAATGGATTTATGCTGCGCACCGAGAGTGAGCATGACAGCTATGGTGCCGGGCACGCAGGAACGGCGCTGAGTGCGGCGCTGGGGATGGCTGTTGGCCGCGACATGGCAGGTGGGAAAGAACACATCGTTGCGCTGGCCGGAGATGCGGCGTTTACGAATGGAATTTCGTTTGAAGCGCTGAACAATATTGCGGCTCAGACCAAGAGATTGATCGTGGTGTTGAATGATAATGCCTGGTCGATTGATAAGAATGTGGGGGCGATTGCGGAGTACTTCCACAAGATCGTGACCAATCCTACGATCTCGAGTCTGCACGACCGAGCGGCCGATCTGCTGGAGCGGTTTGGCGGCAAGACGGTGCGGCATGTTGCTCGCAAGGCGGAGGAGGCGGCGAAGGGTTTGATTGGGCCTGGCACGCTCTTTGAAGAGTTTGGGCTGAGCTACTTCGGGCCGCTTGATGGACATAATCTGCCGCTGCTGATTGAGACGTTCCAATTTTTGAAGCAGCAGAACAAGCCGGTGGTGCTGCATGCAATCACTCAAAAGGGAAAAGGGTTTCAGCCTGCGATAGAAAAGCAGAAGAAGTTTCATGGGCTGGGGCCTTACGATGCGCAGACGGGTGAGACCAAGCCTGCTGGGCAGAAGACCTACTCTGAGATCTTTGCGGAGTCGCTGACAAAGCTGGCTACGGCGAACGATAAGGTGGTGGCGATTACGGCTGCGATGCCGAACGGCACGGCGCTCGATCTTTTTAGGCCGCATCATCCGAAACGGTACTTCGACGTGGGGATCGCGGAGGAGCATGCGGTGATCTTTGCGGCTGGAATGGCGACGAAGGGATATAAGCCATTCTGTGCGATCTACTCGACGTTTTTGCAGCGGGCGTTTGATCAGGTGGTGCATGATGTCTGTCTGCAGAATCTGCCTGTGGTGTTCTGCATGGATCGCGGGGGGTTGAGCGGGGACGATGGGCCGACGCATCATGGCCTGTTCGACATCAGCTATCTGCGCAGCGTGCCGAACCTGGTGCACATGGTGCCGAAGGATGAGGATGAGTTGGCCGACATGATGTATACGGCGATGCTGCATGAAGGGCCGAGCGCGATTCGATATCCGCGTGGGACTGGGCCGGGCGTTCAAGTGAAAGAGCAGCAGGTGGCGCTCGCGATCGGCAAGGCTGAGGTGATCTGCGACGGAGTGGATGTCGCTATCTTCGGCCTGGGTGCGATGTTGCCGGAGGCGGTACGGCTTGCAGAGATGTTGAAGCTGGAAGGATTTTCTGCGGCGGTGATCAATCCGCGCTTTGCGAAGCCGGTGGATCGCGATTGCGTTGGGGAGTTTGGCGGACGCTGTGGGTTGGTGATTACGTTAGAGGATCATGTGCTGGCAGGTGGGTTTGGCTCTGCCGTGATGGAGACCTTGAACGAACTTGAGTTGCAGGTGCCGGTTGTGAGGGTGGGCTGGCCGGATGCGTTCATCGAGCATGGCAAGGTGGAGTCGCTGCGGGAGAAGTATGGCCTAACGGCAGAGGCAGCGCTTGAGAGGTCGAGACCTTATCTCAGCAAGATGATGGAGCAGGTGCTGGCTAAGCACTAG